In a single window of the Rhopalosiphum padi isolate XX-2018 chromosome 1, ASM2088224v1, whole genome shotgun sequence genome:
- the LOC132917123 gene encoding ATP-dependent translocase ABCB1-like isoform X4, with product MFGKKNEETVGLLKVSANKLDGNTKYGTVEKNEKKKPTISGLFRYASKADVVLMSIGVICSVIHGSSFPVLALVFGQMTNVFIQQASVTSVESNSQDHIPLTVVGNVLDLIHTNPFNSTSNYSNYTNILHSSDVDSNSPLNVESSTLGAFFMSEMERLSTVKTITEMNLGQTTDIPSQSSYDGLSPEEFYNYMTKYSLYYIYIGCTVLFAAFIQTFCWEIACERQVYRLRKALYSQMLRQEISWYDLSDDGNLTTKLSDDLERIREGISSKFSMVTQYTSTLFTGILIGLCVNWRLTLIILCVTPFLVAVSGALAIISASTAAREQIKYGLAGSIAEEVLLNIRTVAAFGGELKESKRYNIAIEEGRKLVMKKYYVFSILLGSVFVIMYSAYGIAFWYGSNLIVNKISSPGSIFTVFFSVMAGAFSVGNALPFINSVSIAIGAASNIFNIIDNKPKIDPYSSQGKKLNKIQGKIEFKNVNFTYPTKCSISVLNNLSLTIEPGQTVALVGSSRDGKSTIGNLLLRFYDPTEGQVLLDNFDLKYLNLHWLRQNIGIVSQTPVLFGVSIAENIRYGQSDCTQQDIIAAAMTSNAHSFIIKLPKGYDTLIGDKGFQLSGDQKQRIVIARALVKDPKILLLEEATSGLDAESEDIIQKALDKAQQNRSTIILTHRLTTLRNVDIIFVLQDGCIVESGTHEFLMSKNGLYSNLFNTQVKQENNRDESLESDEDIMDESTLDNKNMNIEYATLSTSPPNNTQISLKPEIENVCMKDILKFNCPEWPWLVMGFIGCILTGVIIPVFSIFYGQVFATFTLKGDELLQEAAFWSKMFIILALLSGLAWWMQTFGFTHACEKLIMRIRIYAFENVLRQPVFWFDFKSSSPSIIISRLSREAPLVKSAGILRVAQVISAFVTLSAAIIIAFTFGWKFAIILVIGVPIIAGAAYKQLIIVQKSKKRDFEVMDKANRISSETISSIKTVQGLAQELMFVSQYENSLKDPFKTVKKQAYSFAIMYAVSQAVIYGMYSVSFRYGAYLVEIGDMSATDIYRVFFALAFCAASVGQTSAYLQGYSRAKNAASLIFQLIWRQSEIDPLSTSGSKPTIKGKVQFKDVKFQYPTKPNARVLQGINFIVEPGKTLAIVGESGCGKSTIVSLLERFYDPSKGVIEVDNHDIRAINLCHLRQNIGIVSQEPILFNSSVKDNIAYGVVNREVPMNEIIDVAKQANIHNFITTLAEGYNTLIGDNGSQLSNGQKQQVAIARALIRNPKILLLDEVTTALDTDSEAMVQGVLEAARKDRTCIIIAHRLSTIQSADSIAVIHNGKIVEQGNHEELKAKNKYYYKLITCQE from the exons tttCGATATGCTAGTAAAGCTGATGTGGTACTTATGTCTATCGGTGTTATATGCTCAGTCATTCATGGATCGAGTTTTCCTGTCCTGGCATTGGTATTTGGTCAAATGACCAATGTATTTATCCAACAAGCATCG GTTACTTCTGTTGAAAGTAACTCACAGGACCATATACCTTTGACAGTGGTTGGAAATGTCTTGGATCTCATACATACCAATCCATTTAATTCAACAtctaattattctaattatacaaatattcttCACTCAAGTGATGTCGATAGTAATTCACCCTTAAATGTTGAGAGTTCTACACTTGGTGCATTCTTTATGTCTGAAATGGAAAGACtgagtactgtaaaaactattaCAGAAATGAATTTGGG acaaaCAACAGACATCCCAAGTCAATCCAGTTATGATGGATTAAGTCCTGAAGAATTTTACAACTATATGACTAagtattcattatattacatatatattggaTGTACAGTATTATTTGCTGCATTCATACAA aCTTTTTGTTGGGAGATTGCTTGTGAAAGACAAGTTTATCGTTTGCGTAAGGCACTTTATAGCCAAATGCTTAGACAGGAAATTAGTTGGTATGACTTAAGTGATGATGGAAACttaacaacaaaattatcaGA cgaTTTGGAAAGAATTCGTGAAGGTATTAGCAGTAAATTCAGTATGGTTACACAATACACAAGCACTCTTTTCACTGGTATACTAATTGGACTTTGTGTCAATTGGAGATTAACTTTGATCATACTTTGTGTCACACCATTTTTAGTTGCAGTTTCTGGAGCTCTAGCTATA attTCAGCAAGTACAGCCGCTAGAGAGCAAATAAAATATGGCTTAGCTGGAAGTATAGCTGAAGAGGTCTTATTAAATATTCGGACAGTAGCAGCATTTGGAGGAGAACTTAAAGAATCTAAAAG atataatatagctatagaAGAAGGTCGAAAATTAGTCATGAAAAAATACTATGTATTCTCAATATTGTTGGGTTCTGTATTTGTGATTATGTATTCAGCATATGGAATAGCATTCTGGTATGGatctaatttaattgtaaataaaatttcatcgCCAGGGAGCATTTTCACG GTATTCTTTAGTGTAATGGCTGGAGCTTTTTCTGTAGGAAATGCTTTACCGTTTATAAATTCAGTAAGCATAGCCATTGGAGCagcatcaaatatatttaatataattgataataaacccAAAATTGATCCTTATTCGTCACAaggaaaaaaacttaataaaattcaaggaaaaatagaatttaaaaatgtgaactTTACATATCCAACAAAATGTTCTATATCA gtTTTGAATAACTTATCATTGACAATCGAACCTGGGCAAACTGTAGCATTGGTAGGTTCTAGTAGAGATGGTAAAAGTACAATTGGAAATTTATTACTGCGTTTCTATGATCCTACAGAAGGTCaa gtattgttggacaattttgatttgaaatatttaaacttacatTGGCTTCGTCAAAACATTGGAATTGTATCCCAAACACCAGTATTATTTGGTGTTTCCATTGCTGAAAACATCAGATATGGTCAATCAGATTGTACTCAACAAGATATTATAGCTGCTGCAATGACATCAAATGCCCATAGTTTCATCATAAAATTACCTAAG GGTTATGATACATTAATTGGGGACAAAGGTTTTCAACTTTCTGGTGATCAAAAACAGAGAATTGTCATTGCAAGAGCTTTGGTCAAagatccaaaaatattattattggaagaAGCTACTTCAGGACTAGATGCAGAAAGCGAAGACATTATACAAAAAGCTTTGGATAAAGCTCAACAAAATAGAAGCACTATTATCCTTACTCATAGACTAACCACATTAAgaaatgttgatattatttttgttttacag GATGGATGTATAGTAGAATCTGGaacacatgaatttttgatGTCAAAGAATGgcttatattcaaatttatttaacacCCAAGTGAAACAGGAAAATAATAGAGATGAATCTTTAGAATCTGATGAAGATATAATGGATGAGTCCacattagataataaaaatatgaatatagaatATGCTACTCTATCAACAAGTCCACCAAATAATACGCAAATTAGTTTAAAA cctgaaattgaaaatgtttgtatGAAGGATATACTTAAATTCAATTGTCCAGAATGGCCATGGTTAGTGATGGGTTTTATAGGCTGTATTTTAACTGGTGTCATAATACcagtattttctattttttatggtCAAGTTTTTGct acattcaCACTTAAAGGTGATGAACTATTACAAGAAGCAGCTTTTTGgtctaaaatgtttattatattggcTTTATTATCTGGTTTAGCATGGTGGATGCag acctTTGGATTTACCCATGCTTGTGAAAAGCTCATTATGCGTATAAGAATTTATGCGTTTGAAAATGTGTTACGTCAACCTGTATTTTGGTTTGATTTTAAAAGTTCATCACCCAGTATTATTATCAGCAGATTATCTAGAGAAGCTCCACTTGTAAAATCT gcTGGTATTTTAAGAGTGGCTCAAGTAATATCAGCATTTGTGACACTGTCAGCTGCAATCATAATCGCTTTCACGTTTGGCTGGAAATTCGCTATAATATTAGTCATTGGTGTACCAATAATTGCTGGTGCtgcttataaacaattaataatagttcaaaaaagtaaaaaacgaGATTTTGAAGTTATGGATAAAGCTAACCGA aTTTCATCTGAAACTATTTCAAGTATAAAAACAGTTCAAGGTTTAGCACAGGAGCTAATGTTTGTTTCACAGtatgaaaatagtttaaaagatccatttaaaactgttaaaaaacAAGCATATTCATTTGCAATCATGTATGCTGTGTCTCAGGCAGTTATATATGGAATGTATTCAGTTTCATTTAGATATGGAGCATATCTTGTAGAAATTGGAGATATGTCAGCTACagatatttatag agTGTTCTTTGCATTGGCGTTTTGTGCTGCTTCTGTTGGTCAAACGTCAGCTTATCTACAAGGTTATTCTAGAGCTAAGAATGCAGCATCACTCATTTTTCAACTAATTTGGAGACAATCTGAAATCGACCCTCTATCAACTTCAGGATCCAAACCa aCAATTAAAGGCAAAGTCCAGTTTAAAGATGTCAAATTCCAGTATCCTACCAAACCAAATGCACGTGTATTGCAAGGTATTAACTTTATAGTTGAACCTGGTAAGACATTGGCAATAGTTGGTGAATCTGGATGTGGCAAAAGTACTATAGTATCTTTACTTGAACGGTTCTATGATCCATCAAAAGGAGTAATT GAAGTTGATAATCATGATATACGAGCGATAAATTTATGTCATTTAAGGCAAAATATTGGAATTGTTTCTCAAGAGCCAATATTGTTTAACAGCTCAGTAAAAGATAACATAGCATATGGTGTAGTCAACAGAGAGGTCCCCATGAATGAAATAATTGATGTGGCAAAACAagcaaatattcataattttataacaactcTAGCTGAA GGTTATAATACGTTAATTGGGGATAATGGAAGTCAACTGTCCAATGGACAAAAACAACAAGTAGCAATTGCACGTGCATTAATAAGAAATcctaaaatacttttattagatGAAGTTACAACAGCATTGGATACTGATAGTGAAGCA ATGGTGCAAGGGGTATTAGAGGCAGCTCGTAAAGATCGCACCTGCATTATTATTGCTCATCGTCTTTCTACTATCCAATCAGCTGATTCTATTGCTGTAATTCATAATGGTAAAATTGTAGAGCAAGGTAATCACGAAGAACtaaaagctaaaaataaatattattacaagttaATTACATGCCAAGAATAG
- the LOC132917123 gene encoding ATP-dependent translocase ABCB1-like isoform X1 — protein MFGKKNEETVGLLKVSANKLDGNTKYGTVEKNEKKKPTISGLFRYASKADVVLMSIGVICSVIHGSSFPVLALVFGQMTNVFIQQASVTSVESNSQDHIPLTVVGNVLDLIHTNPFNSTSNYSNYTNILHSSDVDSNSPLNVESSTLGAFFMSEMERLSTVKTITEMNLGQTTDIPSQSSYDGLSPEEFYNYMTKYSLYYIYIGCTVLFAAFIQTFCWEIACERQVYRLRKALYSQMLRQEISWYDLSDDGNLTTKLSDDLERIREGISSKFSMVTQYTSTLFTGILIGLCVNWRLTLIILCVTPFLVAVSGALAIISASTAAREQIKYGLAGSIAEEVLLNIRTVAAFGGELKESKRYNIAIEEGRKLVMKKYYVFSILLGSVFVIMYSAYGIAFWYGSNLIVNKISSPGSIFTVFFSVMAGAFSVGNALPFINSVSIAIGAASNIFNIIDNKPKIDPYSSQGKKLNKIQGKIEFKNVNFTYPTKCSISVLNNLSLTIEPGQTVALVGSSRDGKSTIGNLLLRFYDPTEGQVLLDNFDLKYLNLHWLRQNIGIVSQTPVLFGVSIAENIRYGQSDCTQQDIIAAAMTSNAHSFIIKLPKGYDTLIGDKGFQLSGDQKQRIVIARALVKDPKILLLEEATSGLDAESEDIIQKALDKAQQNRSTIILTHRLTTLRNVDIIFVLQDGCIVESGTHEFLMSKNGLYSNLFNTQVKQENNRDESLESDEDIMDESTLDNKNMNIEYATLSTSPPNNTQISLKNPELESQYKVDDVVSNKNIENQAIIDNDNTEIITTKKVSVLEKFIEPEKIFTDSFITEDSDGRKVNVTRKVSSRKVKRIIYLEQGSTDSELESNDNHPNSYRGSTSIRLMSQPDDYSQWETSDVEFNLNTEFSMISSKTGQYINKQNTLPEIENVCMKDILKFNCPEWPWLVMGFIGCILTGVIIPVFSIFYGQVFATFTLKGDELLQEAAFWSKMFIILALLSGLAWWMQTFGFTHACEKLIMRIRIYAFENVLRQPVFWFDFKSSSPSIIISRLSREAPLVKSAGILRVAQVISAFVTLSAAIIIAFTFGWKFAIILVIGVPIIAGAAYKQLIIVQKSKKRDFEVMDKANRISSETISSIKTVQGLAQELMFVSQYENSLKDPFKTVKKQAYSFAIMYAVSQAVIYGMYSVSFRYGAYLVEIGDMSATDIYRVFFALAFCAASVGQTSAYLQGYSRAKNAASLIFQLIWRQSEIDPLSTSGSKPTIKGKVQFKDVKFQYPTKPNARVLQGINFIVEPGKTLAIVGESGCGKSTIVSLLERFYDPSKGVIEVDNHDIRAINLCHLRQNIGIVSQEPILFNSSVKDNIAYGVVNREVPMNEIIDVAKQANIHNFITTLAEGYNTLIGDNGSQLSNGQKQQVAIARALIRNPKILLLDEVTTALDTDSEAMVQGVLEAARKDRTCIIIAHRLSTIQSADSIAVIHNGKIVEQGNHEELKAKNKYYYKLITCQE, from the exons tttCGATATGCTAGTAAAGCTGATGTGGTACTTATGTCTATCGGTGTTATATGCTCAGTCATTCATGGATCGAGTTTTCCTGTCCTGGCATTGGTATTTGGTCAAATGACCAATGTATTTATCCAACAAGCATCG GTTACTTCTGTTGAAAGTAACTCACAGGACCATATACCTTTGACAGTGGTTGGAAATGTCTTGGATCTCATACATACCAATCCATTTAATTCAACAtctaattattctaattatacaaatattcttCACTCAAGTGATGTCGATAGTAATTCACCCTTAAATGTTGAGAGTTCTACACTTGGTGCATTCTTTATGTCTGAAATGGAAAGACtgagtactgtaaaaactattaCAGAAATGAATTTGGG acaaaCAACAGACATCCCAAGTCAATCCAGTTATGATGGATTAAGTCCTGAAGAATTTTACAACTATATGACTAagtattcattatattacatatatattggaTGTACAGTATTATTTGCTGCATTCATACAA aCTTTTTGTTGGGAGATTGCTTGTGAAAGACAAGTTTATCGTTTGCGTAAGGCACTTTATAGCCAAATGCTTAGACAGGAAATTAGTTGGTATGACTTAAGTGATGATGGAAACttaacaacaaaattatcaGA cgaTTTGGAAAGAATTCGTGAAGGTATTAGCAGTAAATTCAGTATGGTTACACAATACACAAGCACTCTTTTCACTGGTATACTAATTGGACTTTGTGTCAATTGGAGATTAACTTTGATCATACTTTGTGTCACACCATTTTTAGTTGCAGTTTCTGGAGCTCTAGCTATA attTCAGCAAGTACAGCCGCTAGAGAGCAAATAAAATATGGCTTAGCTGGAAGTATAGCTGAAGAGGTCTTATTAAATATTCGGACAGTAGCAGCATTTGGAGGAGAACTTAAAGAATCTAAAAG atataatatagctatagaAGAAGGTCGAAAATTAGTCATGAAAAAATACTATGTATTCTCAATATTGTTGGGTTCTGTATTTGTGATTATGTATTCAGCATATGGAATAGCATTCTGGTATGGatctaatttaattgtaaataaaatttcatcgCCAGGGAGCATTTTCACG GTATTCTTTAGTGTAATGGCTGGAGCTTTTTCTGTAGGAAATGCTTTACCGTTTATAAATTCAGTAAGCATAGCCATTGGAGCagcatcaaatatatttaatataattgataataaacccAAAATTGATCCTTATTCGTCACAaggaaaaaaacttaataaaattcaaggaaaaatagaatttaaaaatgtgaactTTACATATCCAACAAAATGTTCTATATCA gtTTTGAATAACTTATCATTGACAATCGAACCTGGGCAAACTGTAGCATTGGTAGGTTCTAGTAGAGATGGTAAAAGTACAATTGGAAATTTATTACTGCGTTTCTATGATCCTACAGAAGGTCaa gtattgttggacaattttgatttgaaatatttaaacttacatTGGCTTCGTCAAAACATTGGAATTGTATCCCAAACACCAGTATTATTTGGTGTTTCCATTGCTGAAAACATCAGATATGGTCAATCAGATTGTACTCAACAAGATATTATAGCTGCTGCAATGACATCAAATGCCCATAGTTTCATCATAAAATTACCTAAG GGTTATGATACATTAATTGGGGACAAAGGTTTTCAACTTTCTGGTGATCAAAAACAGAGAATTGTCATTGCAAGAGCTTTGGTCAAagatccaaaaatattattattggaagaAGCTACTTCAGGACTAGATGCAGAAAGCGAAGACATTATACAAAAAGCTTTGGATAAAGCTCAACAAAATAGAAGCACTATTATCCTTACTCATAGACTAACCACATTAAgaaatgttgatattatttttgttttacag GATGGATGTATAGTAGAATCTGGaacacatgaatttttgatGTCAAAGAATGgcttatattcaaatttatttaacacCCAAGTGAAACAGGAAAATAATAGAGATGAATCTTTAGAATCTGATGAAGATATAATGGATGAGTCCacattagataataaaaatatgaatatagaatATGCTACTCTATCAACAAGTCCACCAAATAATACGCAAATTAGTTTAAAA aatccaGAACTTGAATCTCAATATAAAGTTGATGATGTTgtttccaataaaaatattga gaaTCAAGCTataattgataatgataatactgaaataataacaacaaaaaaggtatcagttttagaaaaatttattGAACCTGAAAAAATATTCACAGATAGTTTTATCACTGAAGATAGTGATGGCCGTAAAGTAAATGTTACTAGAAAAGTATCTTCACGTAAAGTAAAACGAATTATCTATTTAGAACAA ggAAGTACAGATAGTGAGTTAGAATCAAATGACAATCATCCAAATAGTTACAGAGGTAGTACCTCAATAAGATTAATGAGTCAACCTGATGATTATTCTCA atgggAAACCTCAGATGTAGAGTTTAATCTAAATACAGAATTTTCCATGATTTCTTCTAAAACGGGTCAAtacataaacaaacaaaatactttg cctgaaattgaaaatgtttgtatGAAGGATATACTTAAATTCAATTGTCCAGAATGGCCATGGTTAGTGATGGGTTTTATAGGCTGTATTTTAACTGGTGTCATAATACcagtattttctattttttatggtCAAGTTTTTGct acattcaCACTTAAAGGTGATGAACTATTACAAGAAGCAGCTTTTTGgtctaaaatgtttattatattggcTTTATTATCTGGTTTAGCATGGTGGATGCag acctTTGGATTTACCCATGCTTGTGAAAAGCTCATTATGCGTATAAGAATTTATGCGTTTGAAAATGTGTTACGTCAACCTGTATTTTGGTTTGATTTTAAAAGTTCATCACCCAGTATTATTATCAGCAGATTATCTAGAGAAGCTCCACTTGTAAAATCT gcTGGTATTTTAAGAGTGGCTCAAGTAATATCAGCATTTGTGACACTGTCAGCTGCAATCATAATCGCTTTCACGTTTGGCTGGAAATTCGCTATAATATTAGTCATTGGTGTACCAATAATTGCTGGTGCtgcttataaacaattaataatagttcaaaaaagtaaaaaacgaGATTTTGAAGTTATGGATAAAGCTAACCGA aTTTCATCTGAAACTATTTCAAGTATAAAAACAGTTCAAGGTTTAGCACAGGAGCTAATGTTTGTTTCACAGtatgaaaatagtttaaaagatccatttaaaactgttaaaaaacAAGCATATTCATTTGCAATCATGTATGCTGTGTCTCAGGCAGTTATATATGGAATGTATTCAGTTTCATTTAGATATGGAGCATATCTTGTAGAAATTGGAGATATGTCAGCTACagatatttatag agTGTTCTTTGCATTGGCGTTTTGTGCTGCTTCTGTTGGTCAAACGTCAGCTTATCTACAAGGTTATTCTAGAGCTAAGAATGCAGCATCACTCATTTTTCAACTAATTTGGAGACAATCTGAAATCGACCCTCTATCAACTTCAGGATCCAAACCa aCAATTAAAGGCAAAGTCCAGTTTAAAGATGTCAAATTCCAGTATCCTACCAAACCAAATGCACGTGTATTGCAAGGTATTAACTTTATAGTTGAACCTGGTAAGACATTGGCAATAGTTGGTGAATCTGGATGTGGCAAAAGTACTATAGTATCTTTACTTGAACGGTTCTATGATCCATCAAAAGGAGTAATT GAAGTTGATAATCATGATATACGAGCGATAAATTTATGTCATTTAAGGCAAAATATTGGAATTGTTTCTCAAGAGCCAATATTGTTTAACAGCTCAGTAAAAGATAACATAGCATATGGTGTAGTCAACAGAGAGGTCCCCATGAATGAAATAATTGATGTGGCAAAACAagcaaatattcataattttataacaactcTAGCTGAA GGTTATAATACGTTAATTGGGGATAATGGAAGTCAACTGTCCAATGGACAAAAACAACAAGTAGCAATTGCACGTGCATTAATAAGAAATcctaaaatacttttattagatGAAGTTACAACAGCATTGGATACTGATAGTGAAGCA ATGGTGCAAGGGGTATTAGAGGCAGCTCGTAAAGATCGCACCTGCATTATTATTGCTCATCGTCTTTCTACTATCCAATCAGCTGATTCTATTGCTGTAATTCATAATGGTAAAATTGTAGAGCAAGGTAATCACGAAGAACtaaaagctaaaaataaatattattacaagttaATTACATGCCAAGAATAG